CTATGCCAGATTTAGAAACTTCCCCTCTGTGGTctgtaacaaaaccaaaagatttGAAGATTGGGTATCTTAACTATTATCTTGGCTTTGGAGCCAAGTAGGTACCTAATCTCCATCTAGTGGCTGCCGCACACACAGCAGTGGCTTGTCTGTCTCCCTACTAGCTGAGGCTTCAAAGTGTTCTCCAGAGTATTTATTCAGGTTTGTACATAGCTCAGAATGGTTTGTGAAACTTGGTAGTAACAGGAGCTTCTGAAACATGTCATGTGAAGTTGTGTCAGCTTGagtttcctttctctctttgtcCAGGCCAGTGGGGATGTGTGCCAGGATTGCATTCAGCTGGTCACTGATGTTCAGGAGGCTGTGAAGACAAACTCCTCTTTTGTGAAATCCTTGGTTGCTCATGCCAAGGAGGAGTGTGACCGTTTGGGACCTGGCATGTCAGATATGGTAAACTGTCCCTTTTGATTGGAAAATTCTGGTCCTGTAAGCAAACATAAAACAGTTTGTTCAGTGCCTTAATCCCCCGATCATATTCTCTATTTAGTATTACAGAGGAGATTCTGTAGCATGTGTTAACACAGTGTAACAATACCACCACTGAAATTGTAAACTTTGTGGTCAGGAAAGTTAGGTGGGGTATGTGGGActggggagcaggagaaggactCCAGATTGCTTCTAGCCTTTTCCACAAACATGGTCTGGGTGGGTAATGGGGTTGTATCAATAGGGGCTGGGCCTTTTTGTCctgagaggaagagaaaaggtTAAGCAGCTACCTGTGCAGCAGTTTTGTAACCTGAAATACCATCTTGTATTTGGGCCAAGCTCTAAAAGACCTGTTGTTATGCAGTAGAGCAGGTAAATTAATACCTTGAGATGTATTAGAAAATTCTAGATGGACTCTGCAGCACAAGTGGTTTGGTAGTCATGAGGCTTTCTCTTCCCACTTTCTGCAGTGCAAGAGCTACATCTCTGAGTATTCTGACCTGGCCATCCAGATGATGATGCACATGGTAAGATCAGCAGAGTGCAGTATTTGCTCTCAGTTCATTTTTCTGGCTTGTGTAGCTAACTTCcttggaaaaaggaaatgtgcACTGCAGTAAAACTTTGGGGAGGGCCCTTGCTCTCTAAGTCTTGGTGTTAATGCTTTGAACTTTGTGTTTTTTCGATAGCAATTTCAGTTTCAGGATGCTTTAGcacatttccttccattttaTAATCACTTTTGCAGTGCAAAAGGCACTCTAATCCTTTGAAATATGAAGATACATTACACATGTTCCTTTATATTCTTTAATCTCAGTCCTGTGCTTACACaattttccccctcccccaaATACTGTGTTAAGGACATAAGAGTTGGCTTTGTCACAGTATTGCAAAATTAGTTTCATTAATTAATAACCTCTTTGTCCAGAGAGCTGAGGGACTTCAAAAAACATGGCTAAGCCTTCCCTGAGTGCAGCCTGTGGATGCCACAGGTGACAGAACAAGCTACAGGTGAACACCTGGCTGACTTGAATCTGAATTGGGCAACATAGTGgccttttcttgtttccagtTGCCACAGGCTCTTAGAAGCTCATCCTATTCTTAAACATTTGATGGAGAAGTCAATGTTTGCTCCAACAGCACTTAGTTTCTCATTCTCAGCATTGCAATGCAGTGTGTTGTTAATGGCTGAAATTGGAATATGAGCACGCCTTGTGTGCATCTGAGTGTTGGCCAGACTCTCTGGAGGTAGGCTTGCCCAGGATGCCTTCATAACTGCAGATGAATAATGCTGGTTAGCACTGTGCAATTAAATGTGAGTTGCTGGAGCTGAGGATCTTTGGGGTGGGGACTGTGTCATATTCCATTGTCTTTGTGCAAAGAATATATGCAGTTCCAAGTGCttgatgtgttttttttctcttaactgTTATCTTcaatttctcctttcttcctctgtctcCAATCTCCCCTGCCAACAGAAGGATCAGGTAGGTGAGCAGCTTGCCTGTGGTGATAGCCTGCTTGTAGTTCACCCTTTGCTCTTAAAGGCCTTGTAGTTCACTTCTGGCTCTCTTAGCTGTACACTTGGTGTGACTGTGCTCAGTGCTGACAGATACAAGGGATATTTATGTGATTAAAACAGAGACTAAAGGCTTCCTCCAGTGCATCAGTCCTACTTCAGCTCCAGATACCACTTTGTGCTACCAAGATCTCAACTTGATTATGCTTTGGTCAGTAAACAGAAAATATCCTCCCTCCTACAGAAGAAGGATAGATGTGGAACAAGCATGCCAGtggctcctggcagctgctggtttACACTCTGGGCTCCAAAGGGCTTGAGCAAAGCTGTCCCCAGCTCTTTCCTTGGTTTACCTTTAAATCTAGGACAATGGTATAGATGTTTGAAGTATATAAACTGAAAGCTTCCTAGAGCAATTTGGGCTTTTAATTGAAGCTGTCCTGTGGGACCTTGTGTCTGTCACCCTTCTGTGAGGGAACCTGTGTGTATGTGGGTGTTGCTGTAACATTAATACCTGGAACTGCTTCTTACAGTGCATGAACCAAAGGGCTTGACTTAAAGGTGCTGCCTGGAGTGGTCTGAAGCAGCACGGTGTCTCTGAGGTGCTGCTTCTGCCTGTGCATGAGATTGTGGCATGATGTGTTAATATTAACTCTGGGATAAGCCTCTGCTGTAGGAAGCTTGGAGCAGGGGGAGATGTGATCTTCTAATTAGCTGGAGGACCAAGGGTGTCTTTTTCTAGCTTTAGGTGAGAAGATGCAAGTTCTGTGTCTCACTCTGTACAGCCTATCTCACTTTGGGTGTCCTCTCAGAACAGTTTGCCTCATGTCTGGCATTTCTTTGCGCATTTAGTAATGTATGTTCCaaaaaagaaatgcatgaaGAGTGTATTTCTTTGAGAAAGGAAACCTTTTTACAGACTTGGTTCCCGTTTGCTGTTTTCTCTTACTGTGAGAACACTGCAAGTTCAACTGTTGCAGTACAAATGGTTAGCCTTGGGTTTTAACAAGCTCAACTTTTGTTTCTTGTAGGCTGTGTTGAGTAATGAGAGAAATTGTTTCTGTTTGCAGAACATGATGTTTCTGGCAGCTTTAAAGAAGGTAGCTTGTGGATGAGGAAAGAGGTTCTTCTAGGCATTTCTCTCAGCTTCTGGGTGAACTCTGAAGTCAGGATAATTGGCCTTTCCTGTGATTACTTGaagctggggagcagctttGTGGATGCAGCTCTGATGTGATGCTGCTGGTGGCTTGTTCTGGTGTTGGTAGCTCTTAAGTCAACTCCTTTTGAAGGGCTTGCAAAGTGTGGGctcatggttttttttttttttaatggggtttTTAACCTCTTCCTCTTTAACAGGAACTGCTAAATTCCATCCAGTAGCTGTCCTGCCTATAACCTTACCAAATGCTTTGGCAATACTTGAAGTAGAAGTAGTCATGAAACTTTGTGTTGGAGCCTATCAAAATTTtgctctctgtgcctgctcaCAGGCTCTGTAGAAAGGGCAGAGACTTCTAGTCTTTAAAAATTGCTTCCACATCTCTTTCCAGCAACCCAAGGACATTTGTGCCATGGTTGGGTTCTGTCCTTCTGTGAAGTCTGTTCCCCTTCAGCCTCTGGTGCCAGCTCAGGTGGTTCATGAGGTGAAAATGGAAATTGTGGAGGTAAGATGGGCTTTTCGTActgtgctttcctttcctttttgctttaGTGTAACAAACCAGGTGAAAAAGATGAGCTTTCATGCACAGAATAGTCTAAGTTTCCCTGCATATAAATTCCTGGCCTTTTCTTGTTTCTGATGCTGATTTGTGAAGTAGGAAAGCTGATTGATTTGTTTGAACAGCAGAGCCTGCACTGAACCAGAGCAACAAGGTAATGCTTTAGGATTGAAAGGAGAACTCTTGTTCCAGCAGTTCTGAATGACACattaaatgtaaattttcaGTTTGAGTTTTGCTCTTTGTTTGGAGTAATGCTGTGATCCCTTTTAAAAATGGGGCAGCACTCTGCATGTGCAGGTGAGGGATCAGAGTCAGAATGCTGAAGCTCTGAGTTTGAAGAAGCACCTTGGCTTCTCCAAAGGGTATTTTTGCAAACAGGAGGGTGCTCTCAATTCTAGGAAGTGTTGTCCTccattaatgtattttaaaaaccaCTATATATTTCCCTTGACTTCTGTCTCTGTGGGATTGTTTATTGCTTTGTGTCTGCTGAGTTCAACTCTTTGTACAGCCTGGGGTTGTAGTCTTAAAATTAGTCATAAAAAATGCCTGTTCATTCAGACAGGCTTTTTACTGAGTCCTTTGAGGCTGGTTTTGGGTTCTGTGTGACCTTTTGAATACAGCCCAAAGTGAGCAGCTAGGTAAATGCTGTTAGGAGTTGTCCCTGTCAAATGTGGTGCAGTGCTGATTTATTGTGTGTGTATTTCTTCTTCTGTGTACTCAGAAGGCCATAGTTCAAGAGAAGGAGAAGACTTTTTCCTTGTGTGAAATCTGTGAGACGATGGTGAAAGAAGTGACTGGCCTCTTGGAGAGCAACAAGACAGAGGTGTGTGAGGGGTGGGCATTGTACCCTTCCAGCtttggctggggcagggctgcactgaaaggggaaggaaaatcagttCTATTGCCTGTTTTCACTACAGCAACATTTCTATCCTGGGTGGGACACAAGAGGTGTGCTTATAAACTGAGTCAGACCTCTGTCCCTCATTTTGTCCCCCTGGCCTGTGCTTCAGGAGGAGATTGTGCACGAGATGGAGGTGGTGTGCCGCCTGTTCCCGGGCAGTGTCAAGGACCAGTGCAAGGACTTCATCGAGGTCTATGGCCAGGCTGTGATTGACATGCTTTTGGAGGCAACAAATCCTGAAGCTGTGTGTGCCATGCTGAAATGCTGTGCAGCCAGCAAgctcccccagcagccaggTGGGTGAGGAGGGGTCTGTGGTGTTCAAAATGAGCTGCTTCACCTATGATGAGATCTCTTTTGAGGACACTGCTGATACtgcctctttccttctctttctctttacCCAAGCACTGatgtttgctttggttttttatttcccttctcaGTTGTGGTGAAACCTGCAGGTGGCTTCTGTGATATCTGCAAGATGGTGGTGGCTTATGCAGACAAAGAGCTAGAGAAGAATGCCACGACAGCTGAAATTGAAGCTTTGCTGGAAAAAGTCTGTCACTTCCTGCCAGAGTCTGTCAGTGAGCAGGTAAGGTGTTTGTGCCATGGTCTTGGTGTTTACATTGGTCCTAACACTGACAGTTAAGCTCAACCTCATTTTCTGAGTGTTTCATCTGACATTTTGTCTATATGCTAATTTTAGGTCCGTCTCTCAAGTGTCTCTGCTTCTGCTATAAATGTCCAGGTACTCCTCACAGAGGTCTCTGTGTTTGGCCAAATGCCTTGTCTCTGGCTGGAGACAAACTgtccacaggtgcagctgggacTGGCTTGTGTCCAGCAACCTGAACCTTCTCAGGTTTTTCCCTGTACTAATTAACATCAAAgcacagcagcttctcctgtccagtagagcaaacaaaaaaagggaggaaaggctTGATCTGGGGCAGTTGAATGACCTTGCTGTGTGGCAGCCTGCCTTCCAGTCAGGGCAGGGCAGATGGAGATGAACAGAAGGATGAAACACAGAGTCCTGGGATGCCttggattggaaaggaccttaaatctGTCTAATTCCACCCCcttgccataggcagggacatcTTGCAGAGTGTTTGGGAAAACTAGAGAGCGCTTCTCTTGCTGGTTTTTGTAACAGCATTCTCTGCTGAAGGCTGGGAGGagtttggggtgcaggggatTAGCTTTGCTCAGTTCCCATCCTTGGAGCTGGCAGGCCCTTGAATAGATGTCTGCTTTAAGGCTCTGAATTGACTGCCTGGATTGTTGCACTAATTTGCAGTCAGGAAAGGTTTGCCTGGAAATCCTCTGAGAACAGTGGCTGGGAACACttgaaggttttatttttttttctcaacacTGATCCTGCTCAGGGGATTAATGAAGTAATTGAAGGTAGGCTGGTGTAATTCCAGTGGGACACGTGTTACACCACTGATATCAAGATTTACCTGAAAATCTTATTAGGTGGCTGCTGAGTGTCAGCAAGTGGCAACTGCTTGTGAGTTTACTGGGGATAGAGTAGAGGCTTAAAGCAGCTGTGGAACAGCTCTTCCTGCTGTGAGGCTGTTTAATAGCTGTGGTTGGTTTATTAATTGGTGCTGTTTGtctctgctgagagcagcagcatcttccccagctctggagccagcTCTCCACTAGAGGGAGAGAGGCTGTTCTGGcagcctgtgctcctgctgcagccttgtCTGAGGGAATAACTCGAGTCCCAGTGCCTGGGAGTCcttgctgctgtcctgctcaGGGAGTTTGTCTCCAGCTGGTTCTGTGTGCTTCCCTCTTGAGACAGGCGTGATCTCCACGATCAGAGATGAAGCTTTGCAGTCAAAGCTTCCTCTGCTTGGTTCTTTTCCCAGAGCCTGTCCTGTTTGGTTCTTTTCCTTGTGAGACCCTTTATCTCCTCATAGTGTGTCTGCAGGCAGGTATGAGCTGGCAGAAACAATGCTGTAGTTGTGTGATTAGTGCCTGActcctgtgcagagctcagGCCTCTGCTTTACCCTTGTGGAGTGTGGTGTTGGGGTGGCACACAggcctgcctgctgcagcccacaCATTCCTCTGCTTTCAGGGGCTCCACAGGAGAATCTCTCACCCTGTGCTTTGTTACAGTGTGTGCAGTTTGTGGAGCAGTATGAACCCGTGGTTGTGCAACTCTTGGCAGAGGTGATGGATCCCACTTTTGTTTGCACTGTGAGTattgggtttggttttattgAGGGCAG
This genomic interval from Ammospiza nelsoni isolate bAmmNel1 chromosome 8, bAmmNel1.pri, whole genome shotgun sequence contains the following:
- the PSAP gene encoding prosaposin — its product is MARPLILGLLSLLGLLAAAVASPVLWQKECAKGPEVWCQSIRTASQCGALKHCQQNVWSKPAVSSIPCDLCKELVTVAGKIIKDNGTEDEIRSYLEKTCEFLPDPGLVSECKEIVDSYLPVIMDMLKEELDKPEVVCSALALCHSLQKHLASMKLQKQLQTNKIPELDFSELASPFMANVPLLLYPQEEKPKQKPKASGDVCQDCIQLVTDVQEAVKTNSSFVKSLVAHAKEECDRLGPGMSDMCKSYISEYSDLAIQMMMHMQPKDICAMVGFCPSVKSVPLQPLVPAQVVHEVKMEIVEAIVQEKEKTFSLCEICETMVKEVTGLLESNKTEEEIVHEMEVVCRLFPGSVKDQCKDFIEVYGQAVIDMLLEATNPEAVCAMLKCCAASKLPQQPVVVKPAGGFCDICKMVVAYADKELEKNATTAEIEALLEKVCHFLPESVSEQCVQFVEQYEPVVVQLLAEVMDPTFVCTKLGVCESAKEPLLGNDACVWGPGYWCKNMDTAAQCNAVDHCKRHVWN